The genome window TGAATGCCATTCAAACGCTCTCCCAACTGAGCTACGCCCCCGCATCATGACACCAAGATTTCCAAGTTGGGGGGGCTGTCAAGATTAGTTTACAAATAACAAGGATACGCAAATGTCTCAGGATAATATTGAGGAATTAAACAAAAAAATTAGAATTCAAAATGATATAATCAAAGGCTATGAAAAAGTCTTGAGATTGAATGAAGAAGAGTTAGCGAATTCCGATGAGATCATTCGTATGTATGAACAAATAGTAGATTATTCGCGAGTAGAATTGAAGAATGCTCAAGAAACTATGCAAGCAAACCAAATTGTTTCTACTCTTTCACGAGATGAGCTAATGGGAGCTTTGGATAAAATCAAAGCACTCGAAGAAGCTAACAAGAAATTGAGAGAGGAATCTTTAAAGTTCGGTAGAACCTCTTAAAAAATTTTGGATTCAAATATTCGCAATTCGCTGATTATAACTTCCGAAACTGGTAAACTATATGTTCGCCAAGATCAGAAGTTAGCTGAAATTCTACAATTTATTCTTCACCAAGCAAAGAGGTTGGTTAGCGCCGTTGGTGGAGCCTTCTACTTGGTTGATGAGACAGGTAAGCTGCAAAGATATGGTAGCCCGAAGCACCTAACAATATCAGACTCGATTGCAAGACATGCATTTAAGCAAAGAAAAAATCTCTTACTTAAGAAAAATGCAAAATTCAAATCTTCGGGGGAAGTCCTCCCCGAATCTTACATGGCTTGCTTTCTTGGCCAAGACACAGGTTTTTTTGACTTGGGTGTCTTCATACTGGAAGAAATCAATCATTTTGAAAATTTCTCAAAGCAAGATTTCGAACTTATCTCATATTATTGCTCCAATCTAAGTTTACTTCTTCGTGATTCTGGATTATCTGATGATAGAGAAGACGTTCTCACATCACTACTAACATCTGTTTTACTTTTAGTCGATAACTCCAATATCCATCAAAAAAACAACCGCCTAGAATACCAACTCGAAGAAATCATTCGTGTATCAGGACTGATCAACTCATCCTTAGAACTGGGTAAATTATTGGAATCCATCATGCAAAGTGCCAAAGCTGTTTTTCGAACAGAAGGAAGTTCACTTATGCTTGTGGATCCAACCAAAGAATTCCTCTATTTCCAAGTAGTCACCGGTGACAAAAAAGATCAGATACAGAAAATCAGAGTTCCTATGGGTCAAGGAATCGCTGGAACAGTTGCTATAACGAAACAACCGATGATCATCAATGATGCAATTCGAGATCCTAGAGTTTTTCGAGAAGTAGATGAAGCATCCAATTTTGTGACTCGGAATATTTTGGCTGCACCGCTTGTTGTAGAAGATGAAGTTATAGGAATTATTGAAGCGATCAATACGATTGATCGAAACCATTTCACTCAGGCTGACTTAGAATTGTTTCTGAGCTTTGCTACATCTTGCGCATTGGCAATTCAAAAAACTCGATTGCTTGAGAATCTTGAATCAACCAATATCAATCTTCAAGAAAAAGTGAGAACTCTTGGATCCCTTTTTGAATTGGGGCAAGCTGTAATGGAATCCCATACAGAATCTGATCTTCTCAGGCATGCAAATAGTATCATTTCCACAGAAATGGAATCTTCCATTGTAGCTACTTTGCTAGTCGATCGCAAGAAACTTACAATTGATGTAACCGCTCTAGTTGAAGGACGCGAAGAAGAAATGAAAGAAGATTTCATACGAGATTCAATCGTTGTAGAATCCATCATATACAATAGAACAGTAGTTAGCATTGAAGGGTTGAAAGACGGGGTTGTCGATCCACTGGATTTGGAATTTGTAAAGGGGTCTCATATTCTTTTGCCTCTTTCAACTTCAGGTGAGAAACCATTTGGAGTAATTTGCATTTCTGGTAAAAAGACAAATGGTCCCTTTGACGAAACGCATCTTCGTTTACTCAAAACAATTAGCTCACAGATCATCAAAGGTTATGAGAATCTAAAACTCAACCAAGAAATGATCGCGAAAAAAGCGATCGAAAAAGAAATCGAAATCACAAGAAATATCCAACAAAACATTCTTCCGACTGTCGGATCATCCAATTCCAATTTTGACTTAGGTGTTAAGTCGGTCGCCGCTAAGGAAGTGAGTGGAGACTTCTTTGATATACATAAATATGATGATGGTCAATTCTCCTATCTAGTAGCGGATGTTTCTGGGAAGAGCCTACCAGCTGCTATTTTTATGGCTATCTCTTCTTCTATCATTCGAACTCTCGCACGGAATCATTTGCTAAGTCCTGATGAGATTCTTACACAAGCGAACACTTTGATCTATGAAGATTCCCAATCGGGAATGTTTGTAACATTATTTTATATTCATTATGATCCAGTAACAATGGAGATTCAATACGCCTCTGCCGGACACAATGACCAGATATGGATCAAGAATGATAATACCTATGAACTCCTCAAAGGAAAAGGTGCTCCACTCGGCGTTGTTCCTTTGGGAAATTACAAAGGTGGAAGAATTAAGGTTGCACCTGGTGAATTATTTGTAATATATACTGATGGAGCCATTGAAGAGAAGAATGGCGAAGATGAAGAATTTGGTTTAGAAAGATTTATTCAGGAAATCATTTCAAGAAAGCATCTAAAAGCACAAGAAATCATAGAAGATTTATACAATTTAATTGTTGAATATGCAGAAGGTGCGGAGCAGTTTGATGATTTTACGGTTATGATCTTGAAATTTGATGATGATTATCAATTCCAGAGGATTTTTCCCGCAAACACTCAGCAGGTTCCGAAAATTCGTGAATTTGTAGGAGATTCATTGCGAGGTCGAAAAATCGATGAAATGATCATAGATGATATTTTGCTCTCCATTGATGAAGCTGCAACGAACATTATTTTGCATGGATACAAAGGTAGTGATAGAAAGAATCAGACAGTAGAATGCTCATTATTTCTCAGTGAGAATTTATGTAGGCTTCGTTTGGTTGACTATGGCAATGAATTTCTGAGACAAGAAGTCAAACCTCCTTCGGTTGAGGCAAACCTTCGTGGAGAAAGAAAGGGTGGATTCGGAGTCTACCTGATGGAGAAACTCATGGATAAAGTTTCTTATAAAAGGGATGCAGATTCCAATGTTTTAGTCTTAGAGAAAAATTTGAATTAAGGTATTGAGATGGAATTTCAGAAAGAAATTATAAAAGATAATAAAGTTTTAAAAATAATTGGAAATATGGACGTTCACAATATTCATAAAGCAGAGAAATTGCTTATGGAAGAGTTTCGCAAAAAAGACTGTAAACATTTGATCATTGATCTAACCAAAGTGGATTTCGTATCATCGGCTGGACTACGTGTCATAGTTGCAGCTCTTAAGATCACGAACGAATTAGAAATCACTCTCTCACTCTCAGGTCTCAATTCATCAGTGCAAAAAGTTTTTGAAATCGTTGATATGAACTCCATGTTTCGAATCAGAAAAACCTACGAAGACGCTTTAGTCTAAAAAATCTCTTTCCATTTTAGCCTTTTTAGAAAGTCTGGAAGTAGAATTCAATCCAAGACTTGCTGGTAATACAATGGAAAACCAAACTTATTCAATAGAAAATCCTTTTAATGGAGATTCCGAGAAAGTAGATTCTGTATCGAAAAGAGGTATCTACGAAGATGCTTTGGACATGGGAAATGATCTCGTTTCAAAGCCATTTGTTGGAGGCGGCGAGGATCGTATCCGAGTTCAGCATTCTAAACATAGAATGACAGTATGGGAACGAATCAAAGTTCTCACAAACGAAGAGCCAAATATACTATACCAAAACTGGGGTCCCAATTTAGACGGTGCCTCAATTATCACTGGAATCATTCGAGTGAATGGCCGTGACGTTGCCATCTATGGTCATGACTTTACCCTTCGTGCAGGCTCGATGGATGCAACCAACGGTAATAAATTAGCCAGACATATTCTTATGGCAGGCGAGCATGGAATTCCATTGATTGGAATGAATGACTCAGCGGGTGCCTATGTTCCAGCAGGCGTCGGTGGATTGGATGGTTACTCCGATGCATTTACAGCACTTCGCAAGATCAGCGGAAGAGTTCCGAGCATAATGCTTATGTTTGGTTTCAATGCTGGAGGTGGAGCGTATCTTCCAAGACAAGGTTCTTTCATGATTCAATGTGAGAATACTTTTTTTGGTCTAACTGGTCCAGGCGTAGTCAAGTCTGTACTCGGTGAAGATATTTCCGCAGATGATCTTGGCGGACCCAAAGTCCATGGACAGAGCGGGGTGGTTGACCTTGTTACAAATGATGAACTAGGTTCCCTAAGAACTGCTATACGATTACTTTCCTACCTTCCTGATAATAATGAAACCAATGCACCATTTTATCCAACAAGCGATCCAGTAGATCGTTTCACTTTCGAAGAGGATATTCTATTTCGCAAAACTTTTAACTCACCAACGGGTATGAATACACCTTTTGATATTACATTGTATCTCCAACAGATATGCGATCATGGTGAGTATTTTGAACTTCAACCGCAGAGAGCTAGAAATATGATTACTGCTTTCGGAAGAGTTGGCGGACATGTTGTAGGATTTCTTGCAAACAATTCTGCTGTTTCGTCGGGACAGATTGATATAGGTGCTGCACGAAAAGGAACAAGATTTGTTCGCTTCTGCAATCTTTACAATATCCCTATGATTTTTCTTGAAGATACAACAGGTTTCTTACCTGGAAAAGATCAAGAACACAATGGAATTGTATTGGAAGGAAGAAAATTGTTGGATTCCATCATTGACTTGCGCACTCCTCGTATGACTCTGATTATCCGAAACGCCTTTGGTGGAGCTTACGCATCTTTTAACTCCTATTTCACGGGAGCGAATCTTGTTTTTGCACTTCCTACGGCAAGGATTGCTGTTATGGGTCCTGCCGGTAAAGAATACGTTTACAAAGATGAGAATGGAGCAATTCTCAAAGAATACAAAGCAAATCTTTCTAAGGGAATGTCTGTGGATGAAGCGAATAAAATTCGTGACGAGAAATTTCTAGCCCTTTCGCAGAAATACGAAAAGGAATTGATGAATCCAAAAGAAGCTCTTTCTCTCGGATCGGTTTCGAGTATAATCATTCCAGGTAATACAAGAAAGACTCTTTCCAAAAACTTAAATTATCTAATGAACCATTACAAACCAAGTGCAATGGGTGGAATTCAAAGGGAGTTCGAATAAGACATGCTTGATCAGAAATTAAATAGAAAAAAAATCCACGAGGCAAGTTCTCCTTGGGTAGCATCCTTTACTTTAACAGGAATTAAATGTTTGATCGTTTGCCGAGGACCTGTTCGAAAGGAAGCGATTGAAGTTTTCAAAGAATCAGGAGTCGCTGAATACGGAATTCTGCTTTCTGAAAAGGATTCGATTGTATATCCTAAGGCGCTTGCGCCCGAGCTCCGGGATTTTGAATTCCCAGACAATGTTCATCGCGTTCCAGACTATATGGGTTCTGGTAAAGATGAGAAAATGGAGAGAATCAAACAGATCATTGATATTGCTGTATCCAATGGATACACTCATATATTTGCAGGCTACGGATTTATGGCGGAAGATTCAGAATTCATCGAAGCCATTGAACAATCGGGCGTCACTTTTATGGGTCCTTCATCCCATGTTGCTAAGGAAGCTGGCGCAAAAGACGAAGCGAAAAAACTTGCTCGTTCTCTAGGAGTTTCGGTTACTCCAGGTTTAGACAATGTTACTGCACTTGCTTTGGTTCGTAAGCTGAATGGATCCAAAGATGCTCTAAGTAAGCTCGCTAAAGAAAATTCGTTGGAATTTTCCTATGATGATAAGATTTCCATTGAAGAGAATGCAGAAAATCTTCTACAGAAAAGTTATACTAAATTGATCGAATTGGTTACAATTGCCGATTTGCAAAAAGAAGCAGAAATTGGAACAAAGGAAATTTGGAAAGATTTTCCAGGCAAAAGAATTCGCTTCAAATACATTGGTGGTGGCGGTGGAAAGGGACAGCGCGTTATTCAAACATTAGAA of Leptospira sp. GIMC2001 contains these proteins:
- a CDS encoding acyl-CoA carboxylase subunit beta is translated as MENQTYSIENPFNGDSEKVDSVSKRGIYEDALDMGNDLVSKPFVGGGEDRIRVQHSKHRMTVWERIKVLTNEEPNILYQNWGPNLDGASIITGIIRVNGRDVAIYGHDFTLRAGSMDATNGNKLARHILMAGEHGIPLIGMNDSAGAYVPAGVGGLDGYSDAFTALRKISGRVPSIMLMFGFNAGGGAYLPRQGSFMIQCENTFFGLTGPGVVKSVLGEDISADDLGGPKVHGQSGVVDLVTNDELGSLRTAIRLLSYLPDNNETNAPFYPTSDPVDRFTFEEDILFRKTFNSPTGMNTPFDITLYLQQICDHGEYFELQPQRARNMITAFGRVGGHVVGFLANNSAVSSGQIDIGAARKGTRFVRFCNLYNIPMIFLEDTTGFLPGKDQEHNGIVLEGRKLLDSIIDLRTPRMTLIIRNAFGGAYASFNSYFTGANLVFALPTARIAVMGPAGKEYVYKDENGAILKEYKANLSKGMSVDEANKIRDEKFLALSQKYEKELMNPKEALSLGSVSSIIIPGNTRKTLSKNLNYLMNHYKPSAMGGIQREFE
- a CDS encoding anti-sigma factor antagonist (This anti-anti-sigma factor, or anti-sigma factor antagonist, belongs to a family that includes characterized members SpoIIAA, RsbV, RsfA, and RsfB.), coding for MEFQKEIIKDNKVLKIIGNMDVHNIHKAEKLLMEEFRKKDCKHLIIDLTKVDFVSSAGLRVIVAALKITNELEITLSLSGLNSSVQKVFEIVDMNSMFRIRKTYEDALV
- a CDS encoding SpoIIE family protein phosphatase, translating into MDSNIRNSLIITSETGKLYVRQDQKLAEILQFILHQAKRLVSAVGGAFYLVDETGKLQRYGSPKHLTISDSIARHAFKQRKNLLLKKNAKFKSSGEVLPESYMACFLGQDTGFFDLGVFILEEINHFENFSKQDFELISYYCSNLSLLLRDSGLSDDREDVLTSLLTSVLLLVDNSNIHQKNNRLEYQLEEIIRVSGLINSSLELGKLLESIMQSAKAVFRTEGSSLMLVDPTKEFLYFQVVTGDKKDQIQKIRVPMGQGIAGTVAITKQPMIINDAIRDPRVFREVDEASNFVTRNILAAPLVVEDEVIGIIEAINTIDRNHFTQADLELFLSFATSCALAIQKTRLLENLESTNINLQEKVRTLGSLFELGQAVMESHTESDLLRHANSIISTEMESSIVATLLVDRKKLTIDVTALVEGREEEMKEDFIRDSIVVESIIYNRTVVSIEGLKDGVVDPLDLEFVKGSHILLPLSTSGEKPFGVICISGKKTNGPFDETHLRLLKTISSQIIKGYENLKLNQEMIAKKAIEKEIEITRNIQQNILPTVGSSNSNFDLGVKSVAAKEVSGDFFDIHKYDDGQFSYLVADVSGKSLPAAIFMAISSSIIRTLARNHLLSPDEILTQANTLIYEDSQSGMFVTLFYIHYDPVTMEIQYASAGHNDQIWIKNDNTYELLKGKGAPLGVVPLGNYKGGRIKVAPGELFVIYTDGAIEEKNGEDEEFGLERFIQEIISRKHLKAQEIIEDLYNLIVEYAEGAEQFDDFTVMILKFDDDYQFQRIFPANTQQVPKIREFVGDSLRGRKIDEMIIDDILLSIDEAATNIILHGYKGSDRKNQTVECSLFLSENLCRLRLVDYGNEFLRQEVKPPSVEANLRGERKGGFGVYLMEKLMDKVSYKRDADSNVLVLEKNLN